The DNA sequence TTACCCCTTCACTTTGTTTGTGCATACCGAAAGCGATGACCAGCCTCGGAATGATACTCTCGACGTGGTGGTGAGCCATTTGCCACGGTTTGATGTAGGTGTTACGAACATTACGACCAATGCGGAAGTGACCTGTGGCACTGAGTTTACCGTAGGTATCGTACTCAACAACCTTGGAACTGATACCTTGACCAGTGCGCTGGTTAGTCCGGTGTTAAATGGTACAGCATTGGATCCCATCATGTGGGAGGGGAGCCTGGCCAGTGGCGAGTTTGCTATTATCAATTTAGTGATCACGACCGCTATAGATGGGATGAATACCCTAAGCGTTGCGGCTGCGATGCCCAATGGTGGCCCCGACCAACGCCCTGAAAACGATGGTTTTAGCCGTGATTTTGATGTACTCCTCAACGGTATTCAGGCCATGTTGAATATCCTTACGGATGAATACCCCGCAGAAACCACCTGGGAATTGGCTACTGAAAACGGAGAAGTACTCTACGAGGGCGGCCCGTACGAAGGTCAGTTTACCCTGGTGACGGAAAGATTGTGTATTGATCCCGAAGCCTGTTACGTTTTTACAATGTATGACTCCTACGGCGATGGAATTTGCTGCGCTTACGGTGAAGGCAATTATGAAATTACCGACGAAGAAGGCTTACCTCTTTTGACAAGTACGGGCGAATTCGCTTTCGTAGAAACCAATAATTTCTGTGCCACCTTCACCTGTACCTTGGCTGGTGATGTGGAAGTAGCGCCTACCTCAGCACCCGGCGTAGAAGACGGGACAATTTTGGTGATCGCGTCTGACGGCGTAGGGCCATTTACCTACAGTGTTGATGGTGGTGCGAATTTCCAGGAAGAGAATTTCTTTACGGGCTTACCAGCGGGAGATTACGAAGTAGTGATTCTGGGCGCTGGAGATTGTGCCTATATGGAAACAGTGACCATCGCGAGTTGTACGCTGGAGTTCTCTACAGCCACCGTCATGGGCGAATCGGAAGTGGGCGCAAGTGACGGACAGATTGAAGTACTGGTCGTCAATGGTGTGCCTCCTTATACCTACCAGTTGGGCAACACCAACCAGGATCAGCCCTTGTTTGACAACCTCACTGCTGGCGAGTACACACTGACGATCCAGGATGCCCTGGGCTGTACCGTGGATGTGAACATCACCCTGGACGTCATTATTTCTACCGATAATTTGACCACCATTTCAGGAACACCCATCCTGGTGTACCCCAACCCAACAGAAGGCGTCTTCCAGATCGAACTCCCTGGCTTGGAGACCAATACCATCTTCCAACCCGTGCAGGTATACGACGGCAAAGGAAGCCTCCTGTATCAGTCGCAACTGACGCAGTACGATGGCCGCTACATTGGCTCGCTATCGCTCTATGCTTACCCGGATGGCGTGTACTTTGTGCGCTTTTTGGATGAAAGGGTAGCGCGTTTGGTGCGGATTGTGAAGCAGTAGGGGGGACAGGTTTCGCGGGTTTTAGCCCGCTGAATACTCGTCTCTGTGTGGACTATCCTGAATAGATGGCTATACCAAAACCTGCGGAACCTAATAATAAAGCCGCTGAAGGAGCATTTCTTCAGCGGCTTTATTAAATATCCTCTTTTTCAATTAGTTGGCATTGTAGTCTTAAAAAAAACGAATTCAGTATTCATTGTTTTTCAATTTGATCCAACGACATCTAATCAAACCTATAAATCTCCCTACCCTCTACCAATACCCCTCACCCCTCCAATAGCTTCTTCTGCAACACAATCTGCCCCAGGTGATAATACCCGTGCTCGATCATGGCGTCGATATTGCGTTCGTAGGTGCCGTATTCTACTCTGACGAAAGGTGCCTGGAGCTGTTCCTCCGTCAGTTGCTCGACTTTGAGGGCGAACTGTTCGGCGTTGTGCCAGACTTGGTTGAGTAATGCTTCCCAATCCTCTTGGGAGGTGATGGTGGGAGCATCAAAACTGAATTTGTCTCTGATGTCCAGTGAGCCGCCTTCCAGGACTTGCAACAAGCCTCCTACGTAGTAGTCCATGTGAAAAACAAGAAGGGCGATGGTGTTGAGTGGGCCTACTGGTGTAGTGGCCAGTTTCCAGTCCATTTCTGCTACCTCGGCTTTGAGGTTGGTTCTGGCGATCCAGTCGCCATTGAGGTATACTTCGCGGAATTGTTGGGCAAGTTGGGTGGGTGAAGCCATAGTCGTCTGTAATTTTACTGGGAAGATATCGGTTTTACCTCCTTTTTCAAAAATGGAGGGTAGTTTTTAGCGCAAATGCATCAAATTCAGAATGAACAAAAGGCTATCTAAATAAGGTAGGCGACAAACCCTATCTTGGTGAACTATAAAAGCAGTGAAAATCTGTTTGATCCGTTAGATCTGTGTGCTATCCTGTAGGTAGAGGCTCTGTAGTAAATACGTCTGTCTTAGGAATCTACGGCGTAAGCTCAGCAGCCACCACCGGCAAGTTCACCCTAAATACCGTCCCTTCTCCCAGTACCGTTTCGAAATCAATCGTCCCTTCCGCTTGCTCAACGATGGCTTTGCACATGGCGAGGCCCAGGCCCATACCAGAGGATTTGGTGGTGAAATTGGGTTGGAAAATTTTCGGCTGAATGTGCTGCGGGATGCCTGTGCCGTTATCCGTTATTGTCAATTGGTAAAAACCATCGGAAGAAGCTTCCAAACGAATAGCAATACGAGGTGCTTTTTGCTCATGCAGCGCCTGGTCGGCATTGCGAATCAGGTTGTTCAGTACCCTGAGTAATTGGTCCCTGTCGGCATGCACCCAGGTGGGCGTTTCGGGAAGTTCCAGCGTAAGCTGTCCGCTGGCCTTACCAGCCACGTGCAGGTCGTAGGCGGACTGAACCAGGGTACGCAGATCAAACGTGATTGCATTGGCCTCTGGCAGCCGCGCAAAACTGCTGAATTCCGTTGCGATAAGCGCCAAACCATCAATCTGCTCAATGATGGAACTGGCGACTCTTTTGCTCCATTCCCGCGCCCTTTCGGGATCTTCTTTCTCCAGTCGCAAAAGTTGTTGCAATTGAAGTTTCATAGGCGTAAGCGGATTCTTGATTTCGTGCGCCACCTGTTTGGCCATTTCCCGCCAGGCACTTTCTCGTTCGGTGGCGGCGAGCTTGGCTGCACTTTTGTCGAGATCGACAATCATTTGGTTGTAGTTGGCGACTAATTTTCCGATCTCATCTTCCCGCGACCATTGCAGGGGCTCGTTGTTTTGTAGTCGGGTGTCGCCCAGTTTTTTGCCGATTTGCACAATGGGGTCGCTGATGCTGTTGGCCAGAAATATACCCAAAGCGCCGGCAATCAGTAAAAGGAAGACGTATAGACTCAGCAGTTGCTCCAACCAGCTGCTCAAAAAAGCGGGCTCGTCTTTGAAAAAATCAACGGTAAACCATCCTACGAGCAGCAGTGCTACCAAAGCTAAAACAAAGAAAGACAACTGCACCCTTACTTTCAGCGAGCTGGGCCCGAAGAGGGGCAGTAGCCATTTTTCCAAAGGATAACCCAGCCACCAGGCAAAGCCACGCAGACAAAGGCAATAGGTAAGTCCGAAAAGGAAAAGTACCGAAGTGAGGGCCAATGGAGGGCGGAACCCTGCCACTTTTCTGCCAACGACGACGTAATCTTCCCCATTTTGTTGGCGATAGACCCAGTCGTTTCTTTCGCCAGTACTGTAGGCACTACCGGTTCCTGGCGGGATATTGAGCAATTTCTCCGATAATAATCCCGGTGCAGAAAAGGTAGAGAGGGTATCCCATTGAAACTCCAGGTGATATTGTCGGGTAGTGTCAGGGATACCATTTCGAGCGATATCCTGCGCAATGGTTT is a window from the Lewinella sp. LCG006 genome containing:
- a CDS encoding DinB family protein; the protein is MASPTQLAQQFREVYLNGDWIARTNLKAEVAEMDWKLATTPVGPLNTIALLVFHMDYYVGGLLQVLEGGSLDIRDKFSFDAPTITSQEDWEALLNQVWHNAEQFALKVEQLTEEQLQAPFVRVEYGTYERNIDAMIEHGYYHLGQIVLQKKLLEG
- a CDS encoding ATP-binding protein, yielding MGLPLRSATNRFLLSWSIILLGALGSYLLTGQYLPALFWVFGHFLGSGSIPRLDQPIAPLQQMGTQILPGFLAGGSLLAVLIATQLLTRSAMGWRGFLHLTDLPLTVWGSMLSLVPLALGCWLMSLRQMQLLQAYFPDRRIRLLLLLGYGFSIALLAYLPWLELHFLPLFLSLIIYLFSLDIYLENERTSMTWLLVWLLLISFLIAAFSYQRSLVIDQQTHQTIAQDIARNGIPDTTRQYHLEFQWDTLSTFSAPGLLSEKLLNIPPGTGSAYSTGERNDWVYRQQNGEDYVVVGRKVAGFRPPLALTSVLFLFGLTYCLCLRGFAWWLGYPLEKWLLPLFGPSSLKVRVQLSFFVLALVALLLVGWFTVDFFKDEPAFLSSWLEQLLSLYVFLLLIAGALGIFLANSISDPIVQIGKKLGDTRLQNNEPLQWSREDEIGKLVANYNQMIVDLDKSAAKLAATERESAWREMAKQVAHEIKNPLTPMKLQLQQLLRLEKEDPERAREWSKRVASSIIEQIDGLALIATEFSSFARLPEANAITFDLRTLVQSAYDLHVAGKASGQLTLELPETPTWVHADRDQLLRVLNNLIRNADQALHEQKAPRIAIRLEASSDGFYQLTITDNGTGIPQHIQPKIFQPNFTTKSSGMGLGLAMCKAIVEQAEGTIDFETVLGEGTVFRVNLPVVAAELTP